The Melitaea cinxia chromosome 9, ilMelCinx1.1, whole genome shotgun sequence DNA segment GAGCCGTTAACGATCTTGTCTACGCATTCGATTATGAATCGATGCGTAAACCGTGGATGAGGGGATAATGTGATTAATATGTAATTGGATTTAACTCCCCTTGCTGCTCACTTGACTTGAATCGTGACATAACGATGTGAGTTGTGCGTGCGAGAGAGACGCGTGGCCGATGACACAAACCCGCCGACCGCGAtcattcattttataatataaatatcaactATGTTTACGAATATTATCTCCAAGTAAACATAAGAAACTTGAACGTTATTGTGAAAGTAACGGTTAACTGTTATGCGTGAAAACACACGGAATGCTTAAGCCTGCTTTCCGTGAGTTTTACTGTTAAGACTGCTATTAACGTAGGATAAGCAGTGTAGTCATTGGCTTCTCATATAAGCTTTTAAGATAATTGCATTTGAGCGGATCGCAGGTTTATTATTGTAAAGTTTTTCTAAGCTAcgatctaaaatattttaaacaatgtcTATCATCCTTAGGAACGcatcaaaaaatcaaatcatatACTgggttattatatataaaaatattctttactgtcatTATTACGTCATTAACTtatgagttattattatttgaattatgtAGCGCCGAGGAAGACCTGAGTTAAAAAAGAGAAAACGTTTGAGAgtgaaaaaatacttttgttacAGAGCTTGTTATTGCATGTTTGAATTGAGATAcactttcaaaattaattacaaaattatactacttttcTTCCCGCTTATGTTAAAAATACTAATGTAATATGAAATAAAGGAaagtaaacttttaaaataacttaattttatgaaacataattttctaactatattaatatattaaaaaaatcttcataaTTATCTTTTACGTAAggcattaaattttttgttaaatttctcGTAGAAATCGGAACAAAGGCCTAGGTTATTATAATAtcacattaattatttacaattagttagaaaaaggaataaaacattttaacatttaaaagtcGATCGAAAATTCAGTAATTTATATTGCACAAGCTCAGTAGCGTGCTTTTGTTAGGGCCGAGCCGTGTGCTCGCGGGCGGGCGGATGGCGGGTTTGAGCGCGAGAGCGGGAGCGGGTCTGGGGTCAGGAACACAATATTAGTTTCCTTGTTGTCGCAAGGGTTGCGGCGCTGCGGCGGGCGGAGCGACGCCGGCGGCTCATCACACAACCGCCCCTAATAGCGCCCTAGCGGTAATTTTACATTATGGGTTTGTAAACCTTTACTTAAACCTACATTCACCACACTTACAAACAAGACACCACACACCGCCGATAAACATCACACGATACGACACATACACGTTATGAACATTAACTTTACACACACTCGATTGCAGTTATACATAACAAAAGATATACAAACCCTTTATAAAATTACGTACCTAAACGAtaatttttcacttttattcatattaaagctGGATTTAGcaaaaatagtaagtaaaataCATACTATATTAAAGTGTAGGAACTAGAATTTATGTATTCATTAAAtgcaaagtttaaataaatggcgttaaattaaagaaatatttaacgtaatattttgattttcccTTTGCAAGCATcatatttttgtctattttaatatagtgtGCATAATTCTAGACATTGTAtagttttgtaaaagtaaaaatgtgTAATAGTATTTTACATGATTTGAGTGAATACGGAAACAAGAAATGATCTGTTGGCCGTTTGTTGCAGGCGTGATGCAGGCCTCACATACGGGAGGAACGAAATTGGACAAGCGGTACTCGCCATGTTTCCGCGACGAGAACGGGCGCAAGCAGTCGCTGAGCGGGAAGCGCAAGCGCGACGACGTATTCAAGTGCGTATCCGAGCGTGCCCGCTCGCACTCGAGCCGTACACTCCTCGACACTTGTCATGTGTCCTTTATCATATTTCAGAAACTATGACGTACGCCGGACCGGCACCCGACGTCGCCATTAATTCATATCATCGCAATACTTAACTATCCCACTAACGCGTGAGCGATGCACGAACCACTCACACGGCGAGCCTCCGATTGTGACTTGCGTCGTGGAGTCGTGGTAATTTATACAGTTTGATTGAAAtgtaacaatataacagataaCGCCAGCTCTGTGTTTCAATTAGCTCCTACTGACGACGTAGCTCGGAGACTGTCGCGGCGTTACTTTACTCGATGCTTTTCTTTTTACAGATTTAAAGTTCATCGAAACGGCAATGCGAGCGAAGTACTTAAGAGCATTGCACACATGGACAACTCTAATAAGCAATGTAAGTACAAAAAATGTAAGGCATAAAAATTTGCCTTAAGTTTAGTTACAGTTTTTTACTATTGCCAAACAGTTAttaggggtcgtccattaatcacatGAGGCTCGAAAggcagggggggggggggggcagggATGCgaatttttttacgaaatatcacaaggaCTATAATGAGATGACACGTGTGTTTATTTTTCGATGAACTTGCAattactaaactaaaaaaacaacCAACTAACCCCCTGCCGATTTGATATCCGTCtgaaaatttgtatatatattttattttatatttaattttcaaaaattaaattaattataccaGGTATTCAAAGAAAAATAGGATAACAttctgaatattttaatagactGTGCACGAAAAAATTCACGTAATTTTTGGGTAATTTATTCTAAAACTTCACCACATATCATCGAGGGTCCTATCACCTATCCCTGGAAGGtgttaaaaagttgctaaaaacaTTGCGtgattaagagccatttcacaaaaatcagtaacaatccgcgaaattgtaatattttgacgtcgttaatctcagtgttggatgcaataatgtaatttacattcttgaaatataatagagcaacctttgttgtagtccatagtcggatcagaattttgatttatattatgtgtataaaattattatccttttcatcagcctcctccctgggtaaacggtcgcaatgtatactttgaagtcctacttttcaataacctctacgttgaaaccattttaaaaaaatatcataatatgtggaatataattttgttgtccactatcatagatttttattccatttgtatctctattaaacgataaaaaaaatttaaagttacgaatattttccaaataagtacaattttaaaagcgatatttctcttagaaaactaagaaattttaacgaactatcttcatcaaagtaaacttacatcattaaggaatacaaaaaaaaaaaaaaaaattaaaagatgtaattatttttaatacattttatattaaataataaaaagatagtatatattgccacgcatcgagcccggtaaatcagtcgagcgctagcgctcttagaggtaaggtccacgccaaattctgcgcagccgtctctttcgctcacacgcgccaagcgcctgttgttatagcggataaaacgcatttgatactttcataataaaatataaataaaataaacatattacgaaaatgactgtaaaataatataatgataatttctgtaaacaaatgtataatttaatttttttttctcacactatcaatacaaataggcatttcaatctgtttgtcttgttatttgttaattaatatgtttgtcggtgtcgatgtcattaaatgcttttttattcatatcgtaaatattagattcattcgtaaactgaaaaaactaaatcaatttaaaaaaattgtttcataaaattgattttttttattttattttaaatttattgactgttgttatataacatacttgaaatttttaacaaattaattatgtaaaaaacattttataccatagttataatttttattatacatcagaaaatgatcacgatggtcttttggttgtcacactatacgtactagcacaaagatcgcgcggctcgtacgactcgcgcgatgcgaccaaatttacctaaacttgcagagcgtaaaattgtgaaatggctcttaatggaCGATCTTACTTATTACTTGAGCCTACCCAAAACTAATGTGGAGTCAATATAAAATCGTATCTTTCGTCAGACTTTCTGATGATGGAGAACATAACGTCGTCGTACCGGCGGCCGTGCGTGCTGGACCTCAAGATGGGCACGCGGCAACACGGCGACGACGCCAGCGCCGAGAAGCGCACCAAGCAGATTGCGAAGTGCCAGGCCAGCACCTCCGGCACGCTGGGGGTGCGACTCTGCGGCATGCAGGTACTGTGTAGCACACGACTCGACGTATTGTTACTTACACTGAgtactaactgaggtagggtgcAGTGGGCAATATCCTACTCGAAATCTGTagcggcccgactggggaagtatctcaaccttacagaagatcacagctaaataacactgctctcaaaaAGTGTTGTGATCATGGTGAGTTTGAGCACCTTGGGTCGCATTGTCAATCCCTACTCGTATCGCCcgataaatatatacactttcCATTAGGTGAGCCTTAcggcttgtttgctgacctagttgtacaaaaaaaaaaatgatgtctATCTGCGGACAAAGTACAGAACGGGACACTTGAGTACGGTTATCGTCCTTCGCAAATTTCATCagttgtcgatataattgtctAGAAGACAGTTCACTTCCAACTACAATGCAGTTAAGACATTTTATGCTTCTCATAAGTAAACAAGGTTCTATTACGCCTTTAATTACAACGCCTAAATTATAATTGATCCTGGATTTGTTCCAGCGGGCTAATGCCCGCTCGTATTAATTTTAGATCCCTAACTGAATTCCGGTTCCTCCGCAGATATACGTGCCGGAGACGGGCGCGTGCCTGCGGCGCGACAAGTACTGGGGCCGCTCGCTCACGGAGGCGGGGCTGCGCGAGGCGCTGCGCGACTTCTTCGCGGCCGGCGCCGGCGCCGTGCGCGCGCGCGTCGTGCGCTGCGTGCTGCGCCACCTGGACGCGCTGCGCCGCGCCGTCGCCAAGCAGACCTCGTACCGGTTCTACTCCTGGTGAGCACCGCCCCGCGCTTCCATAACCTACAgtgggaaaaatatttgtacaaatacaagtgTCCATTCCGagctggaatcgaacccgcagaCCGCCGGTGTTTCGGCACGTAcgcggcacacgcaccactccGGAGCGGTCGTCTACATAACTCGATTGCTACCTTCCAGCTCGCTGCTCATAGTTTACGAGGGCGACGTGGTGAGCGAGCTCGTCCCGGACGAGACGACCGCCGTCTCGTCGGAGTACGAGGGCGACGCCTCGGCCGGCTCATCGGAGTCCGTTCCCTCGCCGGGCCACTTCGACATGTCGACGCTGCACGACGAGATCTACGGCGACGCGCGCGAGCCCTTCGTGCCGCACTCGGAGGAGACCATGGGCGGGTACGAGGAGGGCGAGCCGGGCGAGGCCCGCGCGGCGCGCCAGCCGCCCAGCCCCGACTCCGCCGACAGCTGGATGGCGTACTCGTCCGCCAGCGGCGAGTCGTGGCGCCACGCAGCCGAGACGGAGGCGGGGGAGGAGGACGAGTTCGGCAAGCGCGCGCGCACGCGGCCCTCGCcccccgcgcccgcgcccgcgccccccgcgccgcccgcACCTCCCGCGCCGCCCGACGAGCGCGTCGACATCCGCATGATCGACTTCGCGCACACGGCGTTCGCGGGCGCGGCGGCCGAGTCCCCGCTGGCGACGGCCACGCCGCACCACGGGCCCGACTGCGGGTTCCTCACCGGCGTCGACTCGCTCAAGCGCCTGCTCACGGAGATCCTCCACCCGCAGGCCTACAGTTAATGAGACCCCGTCCGCGCCGCGTCGGCGCTCTCTAGACAAAATTCGCAATAACGTAACCCCTGGACCCGGCCCGGCCGGTCCCGGAGATCTTCGCGGAGTACGCTCGCCTCGAGATTCGACGTGAGATACTTTGGAAAGAGACTA contains these protein-coding regions:
- the LOC123656433 gene encoding inositol hexakisphosphate kinase 1, whose product is MVYSLGWGMGEPERRALDRKRAQPVAHTLSPDDGHEVDVLPLHNQVGGHTRLLVLNDSTVIKPLNIRELHFYQNIPEDIQSFVPRYKGVMQASHTGGTKLDKRYSPCFRDENGRKQSLSGKRKRDDVFKFKVHRNGNASEVLKSIAHMDNSNKQYFLMMENITSSYRRPCVLDLKMGTRQHGDDASAEKRTKQIAKCQASTSGTLGVRLCGMQIYVPETGACLRRDKYWGRSLTEAGLREALRDFFAAGAGAVRARVVRCVLRHLDALRRAVAKQTSYRFYSCSLLIVYEGDVVSELVPDETTAVSSEYEGDASAGSSESVPSPGHFDMSTLHDEIYGDAREPFVPHSEETMGGYEEGEPGEARAARQPPSPDSADSWMAYSSASGESWRHAAETEAGEEDEFGKRARTRPSPPAPAPAPPAPPAPPAPPDERVDIRMIDFAHTAFAGAAAESPLATATPHHGPDCGFLTGVDSLKRLLTEILHPQAYS